A genomic stretch from Orcinus orca chromosome 14, mOrcOrc1.1, whole genome shotgun sequence includes:
- the MRLN gene encoding myoregulin — MTCKHWMLISTTNPTSLEDEIVGRLLKILFFIFVDFLSIIYVVITS, encoded by the coding sequence ATGACCTGTAAACACTGGATGTTAATTTCTACTACTAACCCCACAAGTCTGGAAGATGAAATTGTGGGAAGACTTctaaaaattctgttttttatctttgttGACTTCCTGTCTATTATATATGTTGTTATAACTTCTTAG